The DNA window CTCGTTGCGCCGGTAGCCCACGCGCCGCTCGTTGATGACGGGGCCCTCGCGCAGCGACAGGTTTCCGCACCGCGCGAAGATGTCCTCCCAGCTCTTGAAGGCGACCCGAACGGCCTCGAACTCCGTGTCCCCCGCCGTGCCAGGGTTGCCCTGCGTGGCCTGGCTCCAGGTGACCTGGGGCACAGTCCAATAGAGGCACTGGGTGGAATCATCCCCTGGATTCACCCGGCTGCGGACATAGGGGGCGAACTGTCCCAGCGCCAGGGCCGCCAGCAACGCTGCCGCGGCACTCACGGCGCGGACTCCTTCAGCGCGGCGCGAATGGCCGCCTTCAGGTCCTCGAGCGTCCTCGGCTTCTCCACCGAGGCGGTCGGCTGACGCGTGACGGGGTCCAGCAGCAGCGCCTCCGTGGGCTCGGGAACCGCCATGGCGGGCTTGCCGACCTCCCCGCGCCGCACCTGGTACTTGCCCTGCGCCTCACCCGACAGGCGGAACGCCTTCGCGCCGCGCTTGCGCAGGAAGATGACCACTTCCTCACCCGTCTTGAATGAGGCAAGTCCGTGCACCACTTGTCCGATATCGCCCACCTCGCCACCGGGTTGCGTGACGAGCACCGTGCCCCCGGGCTGTCCCTTGAGGGGCTCGACGACCTCGACCTCGACGTCCGTGACGATTCGCTGACCGTCTCCCGCCCAGCGACTCTCCACGCGACGAACGACGCCGTGGACCACCGCGTCCGACTCAAGAGAGAGCTGCGACAAGTCCATCCGCAACTGCGTGGTGGCGGCCGCGGGCACCGCGGCCAGGAGGACCACCGTCACCATCCCCATGCGAAATAGCTGACGAATCGACATGCACGTTCTCTCCCCGTTGCGAGCACCATACCCCAGAGCATGGCCATCCGCGTTGACCCCCTGACCACCACCCTGCTAATCCGCGCGCCGGTATGCCCTCTGCTCCTCGCGTCCGCTTTGCTCCGTCCCCTACCGGATACCTCCACATTGGTGGTGCCCGGACGGCGCTGATGAACTACCTGCAGGCTCGTCGCCATGGCGGCACCTTCATTCTTCGCATGGAGGACACGGACCGGGTCCGCTCCACCGCGGAGTCGGTGCAAGCCATCCTCGATGGACTGGTGTGGCTTGGCATCGACTGGGATGAAGGACCCGGCAAGGAGGGCCCGCACGCGCCCTACTTCCAGACCCAGCGGTTGGACACCTACCGCGAGCACTCCCAGCGCCTCATCGCCGAGGGCAAGGCCTACCGCTGCTACTGCACCCGGCAGGACCTGGATGCGCAGCGCGAGGCGGCCGAGAAGTCCGGCGGCTTCTACAAGTACCCGGGCACCTGCCGGGAACTGAAGGCCCCGCCCGTAGGCCGCCGCGAGGAGGAGGCCGTCATCCGCTTCAAGATGCCCTCCACCGAAGGCACCGTGTCGTTCACCGACAAGGCGCTGGGCACCATCGCCAAGCCCTACTCGGACCTGGATGACTGGGTGATGCTGCGCGCGGACGGCATCCCCCTCTACAACTTCGGCTGCGTCATCGACGACCACCTGATGGACATCACCCTGGTGGCGCGCGGCCAGGAGCACGTCAACTCCACCTTCCCGCAGCTCATGCTCTACCAGGCGCTGGGCTGGCAGCCGCCGGAGTTCGCGCACCTGCCGCTCATCCTGGGGCCGGACCGCGAGAAGCTCTCCAAGCGCAAGCACCCGGAAGCGGACGTGATGCTGCACAAGCGCACCGGCATCATGCCGGAGGCGCTCAACAACTTCGTCATCCGCCTGGGCTGGAGCCACGGCAATGACGAGGTCATCACCCGCGAGCAGATGCTCGAGTGGTTCGACTTCTCCGACGTCGGCACCACGTCCGGCGTGTGGAACCCGGAGAAGCTTCTCTGGCTCAACCAGCAGTGGATGAAGCTGCTGCCAGAGGCCACCGTCGCGGAGCGGCTGGTGCCCTTCCTCGAGGCCAAGGGCTTCCAGGTGAAGGGCGACTCGCGGCTGGTGCCCCTGGTGCATGCGCTGAAGGAGCGCGCCCGCACGCTGGAGGAGATGGCCACCACCGCCTCGCTCTACTTCCGGTCCGGCGTGACGCTGGACGAGAAGGCCGCGGCCAAGCACCTCACGGGTGACTCGCTGGTGCTCCTGGGCAAGGTGCGCGAGGGCATCGCCGCGCTTCCGGAGTGGACGGTGGAGGCGCTCGACGGCGTGGTGAAGGCCGTCAGTGAGTCCTCCAGCGTCGGCATGGGCAAGGTCGCGCAGCCCGTGCGGGTCGCCATCACTGGCAACACCACCAGCCCCGGCATCGGCGAGACGCTGCTCCTGGCGGGCCGCGACGAAGCCCTGCGTCGCATCGACGCCGCACTCACCCGCGGCGCGTGACGTCCTCTTCGCCGAAGCGGTGGACGACCGCCGCTTCGGCACCTATCTTCGCAACCCATGACGCGTGCGCTTGACACCATGAGACAGCATTTCTATAAGGCGCGCCCACTCGGGGCGGTGATGTGCGCGCTCTGGGTGGCGACGGCGGGTGCCGAGGTGGTCAGCGGCGCGCAGCTCCCGGATGGCTCCCAGAAGGTGGGAGAGAATCGGTACCGGGCGCCGAGAGACTTCGAGGCGACGTTGGATTACTACCGCTCGGTCTATTCGACGAGCAGTTATCCTCGAAGGCAGATCGTCAACCAGCCAGGCGTCAAGGCGGTTCACATCAGCAACCCCTCGGGGAAGAACTTCGCGGGGCTGAATATTTACGAGGCGAACGAGGAAGTTCGCATCTACATCGTCCCGACCCAGCAAGCGGTCAAGCCGATGAAGAAGCCGGAAGCAAAGCCGGCGAAGAAGAAGTAGACGCCCACCGAAGTTGTTGCAGTCGCTGGGCGGTGTTGGTAGTAGAGGCAGCCGCAGTGATTGGGGAATCGTCTAACGGCAGGACAGCAGACTCTGACTCTGCTTATCTAGGTTCGAATCCTAGTTCCCCAGCTCGCAGCACCGCAGTCCGCAGAAAAAAAGAAGCTCGAAATCAGATGGTTGACGAGAGCGGAAACAAGATGTAGGAAGCAGCAGCAGAAACACGGTGGTTGCAGCGAAATGTCGGCCCTGTCGTCTAGCGGTTAGGACGGTGCCCTCTCACGGCACAAACTCGGGTTCGAATCCCGGCAGGGTCACTCAGACGCCCGCCTTCTGAAAAGAAGGCGGGCGTTTTCTTTTTCAAAGACAGGCTTCGGCCATGAGCACGGCCCGAGCCATGTATCGCCCGAGCCCCTGCTGGTTGTGTTCGCCCTTCAGGCCGAGCGCGCGCGGATGCTCTGGCGGAACGCGGTGAGCGCGGCGGCGAGCCGGTCCAACGCTCGCTGGACTCCTCGGCGCAGCAACAGCATCCGCACCTTCTCCGGCAGCACCGTCGCGCCCTGGGAGGAGCCGAAGCCCACCAGGTCCATGCGCAAGGTGATGGCCTCCAGCAAGTCGCCCAGGTCCGCCTGGGGACTGGCCAGCAGCAACACATCCGGAGGCCGGCGCTGAAGGCGCTCCGCCAGCGTGCGCCACTGCGGGTCGCCCGTCTCCACGACGACGACGTCCACGCTCTCCAGCTCCGCCGAATACGGGGCCAGCTCCAGCACCTCGAACCCCGCCTCCGTCAGCGCGGAGAGCGCGTCGGCACTGCCCACCACCGCCACCTTCCCCTGCTGCACCGCACGCGAAGACTCTTCGTAGGCCCGGAGTTCCACTTCGAGTGCTTCATGGGCGGGCTCTGGCGCATCCTGCCCCGCGGACAGGAGCGCGGCGGCCTCGCGAGCCACTTCTCTTGCCTGCTCACGCACACGTGTGCCGGACGTGCGTCGCTCCAGCGCCGCCCGCACCTTGGCGCGCAGCACCCGCAAGTCGTCGAACGGCTTGAGGATGTAGTCGCTCGCACCCGCGGCGAAGGCGGCGATGACGGACTCGCTGCTCGCGTAGGCCGTAATCATCAGCGCTTCGAGTGAAGGTTGCAGCCCGCGCGCCTGCGCGACGAGCTCCACCCCTCCCATTCCCGGGAGGTTCTTGTCCGTCACCAGCACGTCGATGCGTTGCTCGCGCAAGAGGGGCAGCGCTTCCTCCGCGCTCGCCGCCACCAGCACCACGAGGTCTGACTCGCGCTCCAGCAGCCGCGCGCAGATGTCCAGAACGACGGGCTCGTCGTCCACCACCAGCACCGTCGAGGCGAGCGTCCCCCCCTCCTCACCGCCGCTCTCACCGGTCTCGAACGGGAGATCCATGGCTTTGGAGATTCGCACAGCTTCGCGCGGACTTCGAGGCTCGCATGCGATGGACCGCTATGCTGGGCGCGTGGCGAGCTTCAAGGACGCGTTGCAGGAGAACCGAATCCCCCCGCTGCTCGGCGACGTGCGCCTGCGCTACGACAGCGGCCGGCTCGTGGGTGAGTCCCTTCCACCTCGGTGGGAGTGGAGAATGCTGCCCGGATTGAGTGTCGGGGTCGCGGTGGGCTGCGCCGTGGGCGCGGCCATCCTGGTGGGACAGGAGGCGGGCACGCTCCCCGCCGCTTCGGCCGCGCTCGCGCTGGTGGCCGCGTCACTGGTGGGACTGGCGTTGAAGCTGGAGTCGCGCCTCAGCCGCCGCCGCTTCGTCCTGCACTTCCGCACTGAGACGCTGCGGTTGGAGCGGCTGACGTGGGCCCCTAGCGCCACCCGCGCGGAGCTCATCGCCTTCGACGCCGTCCGCGCCGTGCACCTCGTCGAGCGCCCCGGCCCCCGCTACGCGCTGGTGGTGGAGTACACGCACGAGGGCTCGAGCCCCAGGCGCGCGCTGCTGGTGGAGGCGGTGCGCCCCTCGGAGGGCGAGACGCTCCACCGGGTGTGGCGCCTGCTCAGCAACGCCTTCGGTCTCAGGGGAGCGGGGCTCGCCGGAGGGTGATTTCGATGTCCGTGCCTTCGCCGGGCGTCGACGACAACCGCAGGTTGCCTCCCGCCTGCGTCACCAGCTCGCGGCAGATGGACAGGCCCAGGCCCGTGCCGATGCCCACCGGCTTCGTGGTGAACAGGGGCTGGAAGACGCGCTCCTGCAGGTCCATGGGAATGCCGCAGCCGTTGTCGGCCACCGTCAACACGACGTCATCCGGCCGCACCGCCCAGCGCACCTCGATGCGCCCCTGACGCCCGGTGCCCGCCATGGCTTGCGCCGCGTTGACCACGAGGTTGAGCAACACCTGGCACAACTTCACGGGACCGAAGACGACTCGCACGGGCTCGCCGTTGCTCGTCAGGCGAGCGCGATCTCTCACCTCCGCGCGAGCGAGCTTCACCGCGAAGGACACCACTTCGGCCACATCCGCGGTGGCCTCCATGTCCTCGCCTCGCGCCTGCGCGCGCAGCCCCAGGGCGACCTGCCGCAGGTGCTCGGCGCCATCCGCCAGGTCCTTGATGAGCGCGGGCAGGTCCTCCACCGTCTCCGCCACCGAGGGGTTCGGGTCCGTGGACAGGTGCCGCGACACGTACTGGATGACGCTCGTCAGGTCGCGCTGGAGCGAGGCCACGTTCTGCGAGAGGTAGCCCACCGGCCCCATCAGCTCGTGAGCGATGCCCGCCGTCACCTGCCCGAGCGTGGCCAGACGCTCCGACTTCATCATCCGCCCTTCCACTTCGCGGATGCGCAGCTCCAGGCGCGCAATCTTGAGCGCATCGTCGAGCGCGGCCTGCAGCTCCGAGCGGTCCCACGGCTTGACGAAGTAGCGCGTCACCTGTCCGCGGTTCACCGCGTCGATGACGGCCTGCATGTCCGCGTACGCCGTGACGAGCATGCGCTTGGCGTCGGGCGCAATCGAGCGCGCTCGCTCCAGCAGCTCCACGCCCGTCATCCCCGGCATGCGCTGGTCCGAGAGGATGACGCCAATCTCGCCCTTGCGCTGCTCGAGCAACGTCAACGCTTCGCTGGGAGACGCGCTGCGGAAGATGCGGAAGCGCTGTCCGAAGTTCGCGTCAAAGACCCGCAGGTTGAGGGCGTCATCGTCGACGTACAGCACCGCGGGCAGTTCAGACGGGTTCATGACGCTCCTCCTGGCCGGCTATCCCACGGAGAGGCCAGGCTGGTGCCAACCAGAATAGCGCCTCCTCCGACTCCCTTTCTTCTCCGCGCCCACGGAACCGTCCCCCCGTGACGCCACGCCTCCCCAACTCTAGAGCAACCAGACAGGTTTGACCCCCAGGAATTTCTGGACGAGCGCATGGTGGTCCGCCTGCTCCCCGGGCGTACCAGCGGATTGAGCACGCCAGGACAGAGCCTGGCGCGCGCTGGAGAGACGTGTTCAGCGGGAGGACGGGAGGGAGGGTGTAGGAGGGAGCGGGTCCGGGCGGGCGGCATCCTGCTCCAACGCCGAAGTCACCGCGTCCATCGAGGAGAAACGTCCCCGAGGCAGGCTTCCCAACAAGGAGATGACAGAGGACGGCGCCTCGTTCTCCCGAGCCACCCAGGTGAGCTCTTCCGCGGTGAGGGGGAACACCGCTCCGAGCAGGGCCTTTTGCAGCGACTGCGTGAGAGGCAGCGGCGGGCCCACCCGCGCCTCCAACTCCGACACACCCTGGACAAGCCGTTCGCGTGTCATGTCGTCGTTCATTTGGAACGAAGTTAAGCAGCGAACCGACTCGCCTGCCGGCCTTTTTTTGCGGCCGCCCACTGAGCGGGGGAGCGGGCCACGCAGCGGGCCACGAGTGGCCCTCCGCCTCCTCGCGCCGCACCGTTAACGGTGGAACTCCCGCCACGTCCCGAAGGAGGACACCGTCATGGCGCACCAGGACAAGCCAGACGACATGCCGCGCAACGCGCCCCCGGATAACGAGTACGCCGAGCACATCGACCATGTGGAGGCCACGCGCCCGGAGCCCTGGCCCGGCATGGTCGGCCGCTCCCTGGAGGATGAGCACGAGCTGCCCACCGGCACGCCCAGGGACCAGCAGGCACGCGTCACACGAGAGCAACGCCGGCTGGAGGAACAAGCGCACGGCACAGAGCCGACCCGCCGGTAGTGGATGCAACAAGGCCCGCTCCCCCGCGCCAGGGAATGGCGCGGGAGGAAGCGGGCCGTCAGGCAACGACGCCGACTAGAAGAGCAGCCGCGTGGGGTGCTCCAAGAGTCCGCGCAGCTCCCGCATGAACTCGGCGCCGATGGCACCGTCGATGATGCGGTGGTCGCACGACAACGTCGCCGTCATCATCTTGCGAATCACCATCTGCCCGTCGCGCACCACCACCTTGTCGCTCACCGCGCCCACCGCGAGGATGGACGCCTGCGGCGGGTTGATGATGGCGACGAACTGGTCGATGCCGTACATGCCCAGGTTGCTCACGGTGATGGAGCCGCCGGTGTACTCGTCGGGCTTGAGGGCGCGCTTGCGGGCGCGCTCCGCCAGCTCACGCACCTCCGTGGAGATGGCCTGAAGCCCCTTCTGGTCCGCGTCCCGAATCACGGGCGTGATGAGCCCCTGCTCCAGCGCCACGGCCACACCGACGTCCACCGAGCCATGGTGGACCACCTGGTCCCCCTGGAGCGAGACGTTGATTTTCGGATAGCGCTTCACCGCCATCGCCACGGCCTTCACGACGAGGTCGTTGACGGAGACCTTGAGGTCCAGCGCCTTCGCCTCCTCGCGCACCTTCACGGCCGCGTCCATCTCCACCTCGACGGTGAGATAGAAGTGCGGCACGCCGGGCTTCACCTCCGTCATCCGCTGCGCAATCACCTTGCGCATGGACGACAGCGGCTCGGTCCGGGCCTCGGCGCGTGCAACCACCGCGGCCGGAGCCTTGCGCGCCACCGGAGCCGTGGGCGCCGAGGGAGCGGGAGCCGTCACGCCCCGAGCCAGGGCCTCTTCGATGTCGCGCTTCACCACGCGACCCGACGGACCCGAGCCCTGCACGCGCGTGATGTCCACGCCGCGATCACGGGCGATCTTCTTCGCGAGCGGGCTGGCGCGCACCCTGCGGCCCTCCACCTGCGCCGGAGCCACCGGAGCCGGGGCGGGCGTGGCCTGGGGCTTGGGCGCCGCCGCCACTTCCGCGGGCTTCGCCACGGGAGCGGGAGCCGCCGCCGCGACCGCCTTGCCACCCTTCGCAGAGAGGTACGCGATGGGCGAGCCAACGGGCGCCGTCTGGTTCTCACCCACGACGATCTCCGCCAGCGTGCCGTCGTCGTAGGCCTCGATTTCGAGGTTGGACTTGTCCGTCTCCAGCTCCGCGATGGCGTCGCCGGAGGAGACCTTGTCCCCCACCTTCTTCAGCCACTTGACGATCTTCCCCTCCGTCATCGTCGGGGAGAGGCTCGGCATCTGGATGGCGATGCGGCCGCCCCCTGAAGCTGCGGGAGCAGCGGCCGGAACCGGAGCAGGCGCGGGAGCCTCCACCTTCGGCGCGGGCGCCGGGGTGGGAGCCGCCTGGGGAGCCGGGGCCGCGCTACCGCCCGCGACCTTCTCTCCCTGCTTGCCGATGTACGCGATGGGCGCGCCGACGGCCGCCGTCTGATTCGCCTCGACGAGAATCTGCAGCACGTAGCCGTCGTCGTAGGCCTCGATTTCGAGGTTGGACTTGTCCGTCTCCACCTCGGCGAGCGCCTCACCGGAGGAGACCTTGTCCCCCACCTTCTTCAGCCACTTGACGATCTTCCCCTCCGTCATCGTCGGGGAGAGGCTCGGCATCTGAATGGGAATGGCCATACGGTCAGGCTCCCTGGCGGTACAGCACCTTCTTCACCGCGGCGATGATCTTGGGCGCGTCCGGCTGGGTCGCGTTCTCCAGGTTCGCCGCGTAGGACATGTTCACATCGAGCCCCGTCACGCGCTCCACCGGCGCGTCCAGCTCGTCGAACGCCTTGGACTGGATGATGTCCACCACCGAGGCGCCGATACCCGCCAGCGCCCACCCCTCCTCCACGATGACGGCGCGGTTCGTCTTGCGCACGCTCGCGAGGATGGCCTCCTCATCCAGGGGCCGCAGCGTGCGCAGGTCCAGGACCTCCACGCTGATGCCCTCCTTCGCCAACTCCTCGGCCGCCTGCATGCAGAAGTAGTACATGCGGCTCCACGTGATGACGGTGACGTCCGTGCCCTCACGCTTCACGTCCGCCTTGCCCAGCGGAACCACGTGCTCGCCCTCGGGCACCTCGCCCTTGAGCGCGTAGAGCCGCTCGCCCTCGAACATGATGACGGGGTTCTCGTCGCGGATGGCCGCCTTCAACATGCCCTTGGCATCCGCGGGCGTCGCGGGCGCGATGACCTTCAGGCCCGGGAAGTGCGCGTAGTTCGCCTCGAGCGCCTGGCTGTGCTGGCTGGACAGACGTCCCCCCGCGCCACCCGGGCCGCGGAAGACGATGGGGCAGCGCAGCTGTCCACCGGACATGTGGCGCAGCTTGGCGGCGTTGTTGACGATCTGGTCCATCGCCAGGATGGCGAAGTTCCACGTCATCATCTCCACCACCGGACGCAGGCCCACCATGGCCGCGCCCACGCTCATGCCACCAAAGCCCAGCTCGGAGATGGGCGCGTCGATGATGCGCGCGCTCCCGAACCGGTCCAGCAGTCCCTGCGACACCTTGAACGCGCCGTTGTAGCGGCCCACTTCCTCGCCAATCAGGAAGACGTTGGCGTCGCGCTCCATCTCCTCGGCGAGCGCCTGGTTCAGGGCCTCGCGGTACATCAACTCGGGCATCGTCGGCTCCGACTCGAAATCAAAAAAGGTTGGGTTTTGCCAAGGGTCCTGAGCGCCTTCAGCGGATCAGGCCCGCCTTCTTGTCCGCGGCTTCCGCCTGCTCGCGCGGCTCCAGGTCCCAGGTGACCTTCAGCTCCTGGCCCGTCGGGTACGACGGCCAGTTCGTCACCTTCATGCCCAGCACCCGCTCGCGGGGACGCACGTCGGCCTCGCCCGGCTCGACGATGGTGTCGCGCCACAGCTCTTCCAGGCTCGGCTCCGGGGACTCGTCCGCGAACTTCACCGCGGCGTCCACCTGCGCCTTCACTTCTTCGTCGATGCGCTCGAAGTCCGCCTCCACCGCCAGGCCCTGGCGAATGGTGTACTCGCGCAGCTTGGGGATGGGGTCGTTCTTGCGCTCGTCCTCCACCTCCTGCTTGGTGCGGTAGTTGGCCGGGTCCGCCATGGAGTGGCCCCGGAAGCGGTACGTGTTCGCCTCCAGCAGCACCGGGCCCTTGCCCGCGCGGCACCACGCGGCCGCGTCCTTCACGGCCTCGTACATCTTCAGCGCGTCCATGCCGTCCACCGGCTCGCCCCGCATGTCGTAGGCGGCGGCGCGCTTGTAGA is part of the Myxococcus landrumus genome and encodes:
- the gltX gene encoding glutamate--tRNA ligase — its product is MPSAPRVRFAPSPTGYLHIGGARTALMNYLQARRHGGTFILRMEDTDRVRSTAESVQAILDGLVWLGIDWDEGPGKEGPHAPYFQTQRLDTYREHSQRLIAEGKAYRCYCTRQDLDAQREAAEKSGGFYKYPGTCRELKAPPVGRREEEAVIRFKMPSTEGTVSFTDKALGTIAKPYSDLDDWVMLRADGIPLYNFGCVIDDHLMDITLVARGQEHVNSTFPQLMLYQALGWQPPEFAHLPLILGPDREKLSKRKHPEADVMLHKRTGIMPEALNNFVIRLGWSHGNDEVITREQMLEWFDFSDVGTTSGVWNPEKLLWLNQQWMKLLPEATVAERLVPFLEAKGFQVKGDSRLVPLVHALKERARTLEEMATTASLYFRSGVTLDEKAAAKHLTGDSLVLLGKVREGIAALPEWTVEALDGVVKAVSESSSVGMGKVAQPVRVAITGNTTSPGIGETLLLAGRDEALRRIDAALTRGA
- a CDS encoding response regulator — encoded protein: MDLPFETGESGGEEGGTLASTVLVVDDEPVVLDICARLLERESDLVVLVAASAEEALPLLREQRIDVLVTDKNLPGMGGVELVAQARGLQPSLEALMITAYASSESVIAAFAAGASDYILKPFDDLRVLRAKVRAALERRTSGTRVREQAREVAREAAALLSAGQDAPEPAHEALEVELRAYEESSRAVQQGKVAVVGSADALSALTEAGFEVLELAPYSAELESVDVVVVETGDPQWRTLAERLQRRPPDVLLLASPQADLGDLLEAITLRMDLVGFGSSQGATVLPEKVRMLLLRRGVQRALDRLAAALTAFRQSIRARSA
- a CDS encoding sensor histidine kinase, yielding MNPSELPAVLYVDDDALNLRVFDANFGQRFRIFRSASPSEALTLLEQRKGEIGVILSDQRMPGMTGVELLERARSIAPDAKRMLVTAYADMQAVIDAVNRGQVTRYFVKPWDRSELQAALDDALKIARLELRIREVEGRMMKSERLATLGQVTAGIAHELMGPVGYLSQNVASLQRDLTSVIQYVSRHLSTDPNPSVAETVEDLPALIKDLADGAEHLRQVALGLRAQARGEDMEATADVAEVVSFAVKLARAEVRDRARLTSNGEPVRVVFGPVKLCQVLLNLVVNAAQAMAGTGRQGRIEVRWAVRPDDVVLTVADNGCGIPMDLQERVFQPLFTTKPVGIGTGLGLSICRELVTQAGGNLRLSSTPGEGTDIEITLRRAPLP
- a CDS encoding DUF2795 domain-containing protein — encoded protein: MTRERLVQGVSELEARVGPPLPLTQSLQKALLGAVFPLTAEELTWVARENEAPSSVISLLGSLPRGRFSSMDAVTSALEQDAARPDPLPPTPSLPSSR
- a CDS encoding pyruvate dehydrogenase complex dihydrolipoamide acetyltransferase, producing MAIPIQMPSLSPTMTEGKIVKWLKKVGDKVSSGEALAEVETDKSNLEIEAYDDGYVLQILVEANQTAAVGAPIAYIGKQGEKVAGGSAAPAPQAAPTPAPAPKVEAPAPAPVPAAAPAASGGGRIAIQMPSLSPTMTEGKIVKWLKKVGDKVSSGDAIAELETDKSNLEIEAYDDGTLAEIVVGENQTAPVGSPIAYLSAKGGKAVAAAAPAPVAKPAEVAAAPKPQATPAPAPVAPAQVEGRRVRASPLAKKIARDRGVDITRVQGSGPSGRVVKRDIEEALARGVTAPAPSAPTAPVARKAPAAVVARAEARTEPLSSMRKVIAQRMTEVKPGVPHFYLTVEVEMDAAVKVREEAKALDLKVSVNDLVVKAVAMAVKRYPKINVSLQGDQVVHHGSVDVGVAVALEQGLITPVIRDADQKGLQAISTEVRELAERARKRALKPDEYTGGSITVSNLGMYGIDQFVAIINPPQASILAVGAVSDKVVVRDGQMVIRKMMTATLSCDHRIIDGAIGAEFMRELRGLLEHPTRLLF